Proteins encoded in a region of the Saccharothrix ecbatanensis genome:
- a CDS encoding S1 family peptidase yields the protein MSALFRPLALVAALVAAGTLPPTAAQAAPADQHAEILSTIQRDLGWDADQARARLAADERSADTARTLRKRLDARFGGAWIDSSGTLTVGITQPSEVDASVRTKLVQRSESDLDALKSALDANVAKSPRSVPGWYVDLPTNTVVVKSQPGKVAAARQFVASAGVPASAVRYYVTTEEPRPLIDVIGGNAYNIGSGTRCSVGFSVNGGFVTAGHCGSTGASTSNPSGTFRGSSFPGNDYAWVQVAAGNTPRGLVNNYSGGTVSVTGSQDAPVGSTVCRSGSTTGWHCGTIQARNSSVTYPQGTVSGLIQTTVCAEPGDSGGSLLAGTQAQGVTSGGSGNCRTGGTTYFQPVNEILQTYGLTLVTGGGDPNPPTGCQSSETTYNGSLAAGGQAYQPNNSYYQSTVSGAHVGCLVGPSGADFDLYLQKWNGSSWAVVAKGDSPAADETVTYNGTAGYYRYRVHAYSGSGGYTLGVTNP from the coding sequence ATGTCAGCACTCTTCAGACCGCTCGCGCTCGTCGCGGCGCTGGTCGCGGCCGGCACCCTGCCGCCCACCGCCGCCCAGGCCGCGCCCGCCGACCAGCACGCCGAGATCCTGTCCACGATCCAACGCGACCTGGGATGGGACGCTGACCAGGCGCGTGCCCGCCTCGCCGCCGACGAGCGCTCCGCCGACACCGCGCGAACCCTGCGCAAGCGGCTGGACGCCCGGTTCGGCGGCGCGTGGATCGACTCCTCCGGCACCCTCACCGTCGGCATCACCCAACCGTCCGAAGTGGACGCGAGCGTGCGCACGAAGCTGGTGCAGCGCAGCGAAAGCGACCTGGACGCACTGAAGTCCGCGTTGGACGCGAACGTCGCCAAGTCACCGCGTTCCGTCCCCGGCTGGTACGTCGACCTGCCCACCAACACCGTGGTCGTGAAGTCCCAGCCCGGCAAGGTCGCCGCCGCACGGCAGTTCGTCGCGTCCGCCGGCGTCCCGGCCTCCGCCGTCCGCTACTACGTCACCACCGAGGAACCACGCCCGCTGATCGACGTCATCGGCGGCAACGCCTACAACATCGGCAGCGGCACCCGTTGCTCCGTCGGCTTCTCCGTCAACGGCGGCTTCGTCACCGCCGGGCACTGCGGCTCGACCGGCGCGTCGACGTCCAACCCGAGCGGCACGTTCCGCGGGTCCAGCTTCCCCGGCAACGACTACGCGTGGGTCCAGGTCGCGGCGGGCAACACCCCGCGCGGGCTGGTCAACAACTACTCCGGCGGCACGGTGTCGGTCACGGGCTCGCAGGACGCGCCGGTCGGCTCGACCGTGTGCCGCTCCGGCTCCACCACCGGCTGGCACTGCGGCACGATCCAGGCGCGCAACTCGTCGGTGACGTACCCGCAGGGCACGGTGTCCGGCCTGATCCAGACCACGGTGTGCGCCGAGCCCGGCGACTCGGGCGGCTCCCTGCTCGCGGGCACGCAGGCGCAGGGCGTGACGTCCGGCGGCTCCGGCAACTGCCGCACCGGCGGCACCACCTACTTCCAGCCGGTCAACGAGATCCTCCAGACCTACGGCCTGACCCTGGTCACCGGCGGCGGCGACCCGAACCCGCCGACCGGCTGCCAGAGCTCGGAGACCACCTACAACGGCTCCCTTGCCGCGGGCGGGCAGGCGTACCAGCCGAACAACAGCTACTACCAGTCCACGGTGTCCGGCGCGCACGTCGGCTGCCTGGTCGGTCCGAGCGGCGCGGACTTCGACCTGTACCTCCAGAAGTGGAACGGCAGCTCGTGGGCCGTCGTGGCGAAGGGCGACAGCCCGGCCGCCGACGAAACGGTGACCTACAACGGCACCGCCGGCTACTACCGCTACCGGGTGCACGCGTACAGCGGGTCCGGCGGCTACACGCTCGGGGTCACGAACCCCTAG
- a CDS encoding S26 family signal peptidase, which produces MGALDAMAARVAGGATVRFRPTGSSMVPLVRSRDLVVVAPVDPAKLEVGDIVLVRVSGTTYLHLVTALQGDRVQIGNNRGRVNGWTGRQRVFGLCVEVEGVRRPNTEGKVRGQTSA; this is translated from the coding sequence ATGGGAGCGCTGGATGCCATGGCGGCAAGGGTCGCCGGAGGTGCGACGGTGCGGTTCCGGCCGACGGGGTCCTCCATGGTGCCGCTGGTGCGCAGTCGTGACCTGGTCGTGGTCGCACCGGTCGACCCGGCGAAGCTGGAAGTCGGCGACATCGTGCTGGTCCGCGTCTCGGGCACGACCTACCTGCACCTGGTCACCGCGTTGCAGGGCGACCGCGTGCAGATCGGCAACAACCGCGGCCGGGTCAACGGCTGGACCGGTCGGCAGCGCGTGTTCGGGCTGTGCGTCGAGGTCGAGGGTGTGCGGCGGCCGAACACCGAGGGCAAGGTGCGCGGTCAGACCAGCGCTTGA
- a CDS encoding LysR family transcriptional regulator: MKLELRHLRVVCAIADSGSLSKASGLLGLAQPALTAQLHRIEAMLGGKLFDRDHKGARPTALGELVLERARVLLPAFSRLEEDALRLVDDDVPGDRYRVGAVNGPMLGGLVHRLTEAHPGSHVSTQVSWSGVELAAMVAAGRLDYVLVGVCGDAPPPSEHGLTWSVIAVDPVFVLIPEDHPFTLLDEVELGALKDMQWAVTPGDGCFGDCFVAACSRAGFTPRTMYEVDTNSCIELASSGDAVALCQPTFRRTPGLVAMPLAGPPLRWRHLIGWNPEGPAAAVGPQVLRYAAEAYRETAERNPRYAAWLPGHPEYGAVPHQALV; the protein is encoded by the coding sequence ATGAAGCTCGAACTGCGGCACCTGCGGGTCGTCTGCGCGATCGCGGACTCGGGCAGCCTGTCGAAGGCGTCCGGACTGCTCGGCCTGGCGCAACCCGCCCTGACGGCCCAGCTGCACCGGATCGAGGCCATGCTCGGCGGCAAGCTGTTCGACCGGGACCACAAGGGCGCCCGGCCGACCGCGCTGGGCGAGCTGGTGCTGGAACGCGCCCGCGTCCTGCTGCCCGCGTTCTCCCGCCTGGAGGAGGACGCGCTGCGCCTGGTGGACGACGACGTGCCCGGCGACCGGTACCGGGTCGGCGCGGTGAACGGGCCGATGCTCGGCGGGCTGGTGCACCGCCTGACCGAGGCGCACCCCGGCTCGCACGTCTCGACGCAGGTGTCGTGGTCCGGTGTCGAGCTGGCCGCCATGGTCGCCGCGGGCCGGCTCGACTACGTGCTGGTGGGCGTGTGCGGGGACGCGCCGCCGCCGTCCGAGCACGGGCTGACGTGGAGCGTGATCGCGGTCGACCCGGTGTTCGTGCTGATCCCCGAGGACCACCCGTTCACCCTGCTGGACGAGGTCGAGCTGGGGGCGTTGAAGGACATGCAGTGGGCCGTCACACCGGGTGACGGGTGCTTCGGCGACTGCTTCGTGGCCGCGTGCAGCCGCGCCGGCTTCACCCCGCGCACGATGTACGAGGTCGACACCAACAGCTGCATCGAGCTCGCCTCGTCCGGTGACGCGGTGGCGTTGTGCCAGCCGACGTTCCGCCGCACCCCGGGCCTCGTGGCGATGCCACTAGCCGGCCCGCCGCTGCGGTGGCGGCACCTGATCGGCTGGAACCCGGAAGGCCCAGCCGCCGCCGTCGGCCCGCAGGTGCTCCGGTACGCCGCCGAGGCCTACCGTGAAACGGCCGAACGCAACCCGCGCTACGCGGCCTGGCTGCCGGGGCACCCGGAGTACGGCGCGGTCCCGCATCAAGCGCTGGTCTGA
- a CDS encoding NCS1 family nucleobase:cation symporter-1, which translates to MALDSATQVTADPDGRVELRDHSAIADSPHYNPELAPVPLERRTWTTYNFFALWVGMATNIPSYLLAAGLVAIGMNWLQAFLTITLGNIIVLGPMLLNSHAGTKYGIPFPVFARAFYGVRGANLAALLRAFVACGWFGIQTWVGGQAIHGIVGKLAGTGWSGAPVVAGQPWTLWFSFFAFWLLQMAIIWRGMDAVRVLENWAAPLVALGLMALTGWVLIKAGGLGPILAEPSKLGWGLDFWKVFVPSLMGMIAFWATLSLNMPDFTRFGGSQRKQVLGQVLGLPTTMSFIALLSVVTTSGTVVLYGEAIWDPVALTAKFESPVAVVIGLVMVILATISTNLAANVVSPSYDFSNALPKLISFRVGGLITGVIGIVIMPWRLITDPNIYIFAWLGFYGGLLAAVAGVLVGGYWVHARTKLDLPELYVAGGRYWFKAGWNWRAVVATLVGSVLAVGGAYNGPFPADGLIPFLKPLYDYNWVVGLVGGMLVYLALTPRRENA; encoded by the coding sequence ATGGCCCTTGACTCCGCAACGCAGGTCACAGCCGACCCCGACGGCCGCGTCGAACTCCGCGATCATTCGGCGATCGCGGACAGCCCCCACTACAACCCGGAACTCGCGCCGGTTCCGCTGGAGCGTCGCACCTGGACCACTTACAACTTCTTCGCGCTGTGGGTCGGGATGGCCACGAACATCCCCAGCTACCTGCTCGCCGCCGGGCTCGTCGCGATCGGGATGAACTGGTTGCAGGCGTTCCTGACGATCACCCTGGGCAACATCATCGTGCTGGGGCCGATGCTGCTCAACAGCCACGCCGGCACGAAGTACGGCATCCCGTTCCCGGTGTTCGCCCGCGCGTTCTACGGCGTGCGCGGTGCGAACCTGGCCGCGTTGCTGCGGGCGTTCGTGGCGTGCGGCTGGTTCGGCATCCAGACGTGGGTCGGCGGCCAGGCCATCCACGGCATCGTCGGCAAGCTGGCCGGCACGGGGTGGAGCGGGGCGCCGGTCGTCGCGGGCCAGCCGTGGACGCTGTGGTTCAGCTTCTTCGCGTTCTGGCTGCTCCAGATGGCGATCATCTGGCGCGGCATGGACGCGGTGCGGGTGCTGGAGAACTGGGCCGCGCCGCTGGTGGCGCTGGGCCTGATGGCGTTGACCGGGTGGGTGCTGATCAAGGCGGGCGGTCTCGGCCCGATCCTGGCGGAGCCGTCGAAGCTGGGCTGGGGCCTGGACTTCTGGAAGGTGTTCGTGCCGTCGTTGATGGGCATGATCGCGTTCTGGGCCACGCTGTCGCTCAACATGCCGGACTTCACCCGGTTCGGCGGCAGCCAGCGCAAGCAGGTGCTCGGCCAGGTGCTGGGCCTGCCGACCACGATGTCGTTCATCGCGCTGCTGTCGGTGGTCACGACGTCCGGCACGGTCGTGCTGTACGGGGAGGCGATCTGGGACCCGGTCGCGCTGACCGCGAAGTTCGAGAGCCCGGTCGCGGTGGTCATCGGGCTGGTGATGGTCATCCTGGCGACGATCTCCACCAACCTCGCGGCGAACGTGGTGAGCCCGTCGTACGACTTCTCCAACGCCCTGCCGAAGCTGATCAGCTTCCGGGTCGGCGGGCTGATCACCGGCGTGATCGGCATCGTGATCATGCCGTGGCGGCTGATCACCGACCCGAACATCTACATCTTCGCGTGGCTCGGCTTCTACGGCGGTCTGCTGGCGGCCGTCGCGGGCGTCCTGGTCGGCGGGTACTGGGTGCACGCGCGCACCAAGCTGGACCTGCCCGAGCTGTACGTGGCCGGCGGGCGCTACTGGTTCAAGGCCGGCTGGAACTGGCGCGCGGTCGTGGCCACGCTGGTGGGCTCGGTGCTCGCCGTGGGCGGCGCGTACAACGGGCCGTTCCCGGCGGACGGCCTGATCCCGTTCCTCAAACCGCTCTACGACTACAACTGGGTCGTCGGCCTGGTCGGCGGCATGCTCGTCTACCTGGCTCTGACGCCACGGAGGGAGAACGCGTGA
- a CDS encoding nitrilase-related carbon-nitrogen hydrolase: MSKIIRAGLVQQKWTGDKESMIANAVEAVRTAASQGAQVVCLQELFYGPYFCQVQDADYYSYTEGIPDGPTTDLMCELAEQHGVVLVVPMYEEEQPGIYYNTAAVIDADGTYLGKHRKNHIPQVKGFWEKFYFKPGNLGYPVFDTAVGKVGVYICYERHFPEGWRALGLNGAQIVFNPSATSRGLSEYLWRLEQPAAAVANEYYVGTINRVGVEPLGENDFYGQSYFADPRGQLVGEAASDTEEEIVVRDLDMDLLAEVRNLWAFYRDRRPDTYEGLVQP, from the coding sequence GTGAGCAAGATCATCCGCGCAGGTCTCGTGCAGCAGAAGTGGACCGGCGACAAGGAGTCGATGATCGCCAACGCGGTCGAGGCGGTCCGCACCGCCGCGTCGCAGGGCGCGCAGGTCGTGTGCCTCCAGGAGTTGTTCTACGGGCCGTACTTCTGCCAGGTGCAGGACGCGGACTACTACTCCTACACCGAGGGCATCCCCGACGGCCCGACCACCGACCTGATGTGCGAACTGGCCGAGCAGCACGGCGTGGTGCTCGTGGTGCCGATGTACGAGGAGGAGCAGCCGGGGATCTACTACAACACGGCCGCGGTGATCGACGCCGACGGCACGTACCTCGGCAAGCACCGCAAGAACCACATCCCGCAGGTCAAGGGGTTCTGGGAGAAGTTCTACTTCAAGCCGGGCAACCTCGGCTACCCGGTGTTCGACACCGCCGTGGGCAAGGTGGGCGTGTACATCTGCTACGAGCGGCACTTCCCGGAGGGCTGGCGGGCGCTCGGGCTGAACGGCGCGCAGATCGTGTTCAACCCGTCCGCGACCAGCCGGGGCCTGTCCGAGTACCTCTGGCGGCTGGAGCAGCCGGCGGCGGCCGTGGCGAACGAGTACTACGTGGGCACGATCAACCGCGTCGGTGTGGAACCGTTGGGTGAGAACGACTTCTACGGCCAGTCCTACTTCGCCGACCCGCGCGGTCAGCTGGTGGGCGAGGCGGCCTCCGACACGGAGGAGGAGATCGTGGTCCGGGACCTGGACATGGACCTGCTGGCCGAGGTCCGGAACCTGTGGGCGTTCTACCGCGACCGCCGTCCCGACACGTACGAGGGGTTGGTGCAGCCGTGA
- the hydA gene encoding dihydropyrimidinase: MSILIKGGTVVNATGAVAADVLVDGEKIVALLAPGFPLQADETIDATGKYVIPGGIDGHTHMEMPFGGTFSADSFETGTIAAAWGGTTTIIDFAVQVKGTSLLSTLDKWHGKADGNCAIDYGFHMIVSDVNDTSLKEMESCVDAGVNTFKMFMAYPGVFYATDGEILRAMQKARETGSTIMMHAENGIAIDQLVAQALAQGRTDPVEHGLTRPAELEGEATSRAITLAKVTGSPLYIVHLSAAQALDAVTKARDTGQNVFAETCPQYLYLSLEDLAKPDFEGSKYVASPPLRPKEHQTELWRGLRTNDLSVVSTDHCPFCFKDQKELGRGDFSKIPNGMPGVEHRIDLLHQGVVKGEISLERWVEICSTTPARMFGLHPRKGVVTPGADADIVVYDPSATQVISAATHHMNVDYSAYEGMEITGKVDTVLSRGRVVVDAGGFHGAPGHGKFLSRELNQYLV, encoded by the coding sequence GTGAGCATCCTGATCAAGGGCGGCACGGTCGTGAACGCGACCGGCGCCGTGGCCGCCGACGTGCTGGTGGACGGCGAGAAGATCGTCGCGCTGCTGGCGCCCGGTTTCCCGCTGCAAGCCGACGAGACGATCGACGCCACCGGCAAGTACGTGATCCCCGGCGGCATCGACGGGCACACCCACATGGAGATGCCGTTCGGCGGCACGTTCTCCGCGGACAGCTTCGAGACCGGCACGATCGCGGCGGCGTGGGGCGGCACGACCACGATCATCGACTTCGCCGTGCAGGTGAAGGGCACGTCCTTGCTGTCCACGTTGGACAAGTGGCACGGCAAGGCGGACGGCAACTGCGCGATCGACTACGGGTTCCACATGATCGTCTCCGACGTGAACGACACGTCGTTGAAGGAGATGGAGTCCTGCGTCGACGCGGGCGTGAACACGTTCAAGATGTTCATGGCCTACCCCGGGGTCTTCTACGCCACGGACGGCGAGATCCTGCGCGCGATGCAGAAGGCCCGGGAGACCGGCTCCACGATCATGATGCACGCGGAGAACGGCATCGCGATCGACCAACTGGTGGCGCAGGCGTTGGCCCAGGGCCGCACCGATCCGGTCGAGCACGGTCTGACCAGGCCCGCCGAGCTGGAGGGCGAGGCCACGTCCCGCGCCATCACGCTGGCCAAGGTGACCGGGTCGCCGCTGTACATCGTGCACCTGTCCGCCGCGCAGGCGTTGGACGCGGTGACGAAGGCGCGCGACACCGGGCAGAACGTGTTCGCCGAGACGTGCCCGCAGTACCTGTACCTGTCGCTGGAGGACCTGGCGAAGCCGGACTTCGAGGGCTCGAAGTACGTCGCCTCTCCCCCGCTGCGACCCAAGGAGCACCAGACCGAGCTGTGGCGCGGCCTGCGCACCAACGACCTGTCGGTGGTGTCGACCGACCACTGCCCGTTCTGCTTCAAGGACCAGAAGGAGCTGGGGCGCGGGGACTTCTCCAAGATCCCCAACGGGATGCCGGGCGTGGAGCACCGGATCGACCTGCTGCACCAGGGCGTGGTGAAGGGCGAGATCAGCCTGGAGCGGTGGGTGGAGATCTGCTCCACCACGCCCGCGCGGATGTTCGGCCTGCACCCGCGCAAGGGTGTCGTCACGCCCGGCGCGGACGCGGACATCGTGGTGTACGACCCGTCGGCGACGCAGGTCATCTCGGCGGCCACGCACCACATGAACGTGGACTACTCGGCGTACGAGGGCATGGAGATCACCGGCAAGGTCGACACGGTGCTCTCGCGTGGCCGGGTGGTCGTGGACGCCGGCGGTTTCCACGGTGCGCCTGGGCACGGGAAGTTCCTGTCCCGCGAGCTGAACCAGTACCTGGTGTAG
- a CDS encoding TIGR03842 family LLM class F420-dependent oxidoreductase produces MDFGVVLQTDPPARDVVAAMKAAEDNGFRYGWTFDSVVLWQEPFVIYSQVLAATSELVVGPMVTNPSTRDWSVTASLFATLNDMFGNRTVCGIGRGDSARRVIGQKPASLATLSQAMTVIKELAEGREVEHHGTPVRIPWVRDGKLEMWMAAYGPKALQLVGEQADGFILQTADPDIARWTIGSVREAAVAAGRDPAAITMCVAAPAYVGTDLPHQRDQLRWFGGMVGNHVADLVARYGDSGVVPAALTEYIKGREGYDYAHHGKAGNRSTDFVPDAIVDRFCLLGPASAHVDRLQELRDLGVDQFALYLMHDDKDKTLASYGNEVISRV; encoded by the coding sequence GTGGACTTCGGTGTGGTGCTCCAGACGGATCCGCCCGCGCGGGACGTCGTGGCCGCGATGAAAGCCGCGGAGGACAACGGTTTCCGGTACGGCTGGACGTTCGACTCGGTGGTGCTGTGGCAGGAGCCGTTCGTCATCTACTCGCAGGTGCTGGCCGCCACCAGTGAGCTGGTGGTCGGCCCGATGGTGACCAACCCGAGCACGCGGGACTGGTCGGTGACGGCGTCGCTGTTCGCGACGTTGAACGACATGTTCGGCAACCGCACGGTGTGCGGGATCGGGCGTGGCGACTCGGCGCGGCGGGTGATCGGGCAGAAGCCCGCGTCGCTGGCGACCTTGAGCCAGGCCATGACGGTGATCAAGGAGTTGGCGGAGGGTCGGGAGGTCGAGCACCACGGCACGCCGGTGCGCATCCCCTGGGTGCGTGACGGCAAGCTGGAGATGTGGATGGCCGCGTACGGGCCCAAGGCGTTGCAGCTGGTCGGCGAGCAGGCGGACGGGTTCATCCTGCAAACCGCCGATCCGGACATCGCGAGGTGGACGATCGGGTCGGTGCGCGAGGCGGCGGTGGCCGCGGGACGTGACCCGGCGGCGATCACGATGTGCGTCGCCGCGCCCGCGTACGTGGGCACGGACCTGCCGCACCAGCGCGACCAGCTGCGCTGGTTCGGCGGGATGGTCGGCAACCACGTGGCCGACCTGGTCGCGCGGTACGGCGACTCGGGCGTGGTGCCGGCGGCGTTGACGGAGTACATCAAGGGCCGCGAGGGCTACGACTACGCCCACCACGGCAAGGCGGGCAACCGGTCGACGGACTTCGTGCCGGACGCCATCGTGGACCGGTTCTGCCTGCTCGGCCCGGCGTCCGCGCACGTGGACCGGTTGCAGGAGCTGCGGGACCTCGGCGTGGACCAGTTCGCGCTGTACCTGATGCACGACGACAAGGACAAGACCCTCGCGTCCTACGGCAACGAGGTGATCAGCCGGGTGTGA
- a CDS encoding DUF4240 domain-containing protein, which produces MILPTAAEEARFWALLENAWAGLGPEPNGVRRALAGRDVSADAFEEATELEEHLDRVLATLADECAGLSAEELIALDRVVERKLHEIDRADVHEVTEGSDDGFLYARGFIVAMGREFYEAVSRDPRVAIGDAEGEAMCYFFARVHADRFGDYPETGSGISRESGTNRGGWADLEVRSKA; this is translated from the coding sequence ATGATTCTTCCGACCGCTGCCGAAGAGGCCCGTTTCTGGGCGCTGCTGGAGAACGCGTGGGCCGGGCTCGGCCCCGAGCCGAACGGGGTGCGCCGCGCCTTGGCCGGGCGCGACGTGTCCGCGGACGCCTTCGAGGAGGCCACCGAGCTCGAAGAGCACCTCGACCGGGTGCTGGCGACGTTGGCCGATGAGTGCGCAGGGCTGTCCGCCGAGGAGTTGATCGCGCTGGACCGGGTGGTCGAGCGCAAGCTGCACGAGATCGACCGGGCCGACGTGCACGAGGTCACCGAGGGCTCGGACGACGGTTTCCTGTACGCGCGGGGTTTCATCGTCGCCATGGGGCGGGAGTTCTACGAGGCCGTTTCGCGTGATCCGCGGGTGGCCATCGGTGACGCCGAGGGCGAGGCCATGTGCTACTTCTTCGCGCGGGTGCACGCGGACCGGTTCGGGGATTACCCGGAGACGGGGTCGGGGATCTCCCGGGAATCGGGCACGAACCGGGGCGGGTGGGCGGATCTGGAGGTACGGTCGAAGGCGTGA
- a CDS encoding PH domain-containing protein codes for MIDFEKQSVFKLAPCRPEDIASQVSPILIQGEHIVSSFKTVRDFVVFTNKRVIAVNVQGMTGRKKDFTSLPYSRVQAFSIETAGTFDMDAELDLWFSGLGQVRLEFKGHADVRLLGQMIATFIL; via the coding sequence GTGATCGACTTCGAGAAGCAGTCCGTCTTCAAGCTCGCGCCGTGCCGTCCCGAGGACATCGCGTCGCAGGTGTCGCCGATCCTGATCCAGGGCGAGCACATCGTGTCGAGCTTCAAGACGGTCCGGGACTTCGTGGTGTTCACCAACAAGCGGGTGATCGCGGTGAACGTCCAGGGCATGACCGGCCGCAAGAAGGACTTCACGTCGCTGCCGTACAGCCGGGTGCAGGCGTTCTCCATCGAGACGGCGGGAACGTTCGACATGGACGCCGAGCTGGACCTGTGGTTCAGCGGCCTGGGTCAGGTGCGGCTGGAGTTCAAGGGCCACGCCGACGTGCGGCTGCTGGGGCAGATGATCGCGACGTTCATCCTGTAG
- a CDS encoding SPFH domain-containing protein, translating into MEFVILIVVVAAGGWFGVAGVRTVPAGQVGVVTKVFNTRPRRPEDDPRVSFCAAAGPQARLLHGNTRTWLVPLLYRVELVAQTYVPSGTIGVVVAKAGNVRPADSPIARYVECDHFQNGERFLRDGGQQGRQLEVLTSGFYDVNPVLFKVITVDTPEAMAHEGLTAQALAEVEIEIGETGVVVTHFGAKPNLVDVGPPVEGHHSFQLPWVFLAGEGWRGVQRETLDEGGRYALNPWFAHVVEVPTRVLILEWTKDKKTTSNLDISLGQVVLDVQGYTVRLDMKQTVRIPATAAPGIVRNFGLGGQGEAGGRSSVQEFVKKELAATVDAYFRRISSRYRIQEFITRYNEVCNELAGEVRQALTRTGVEAITTTLENFECDEQEINDMRRQIAVQQESVKLEEARLAELRARKDSEAVLNDTALQQVKVEEERRRLDFVELKMLVELLGPEHVAVERVLTQWVKVNVPQYIGGSDGNVMQALLQAMPMAQTRDIMSMIRNVAAARTEPEPSELTSGDNGSAEQLTPPAATG; encoded by the coding sequence ATGGAATTCGTCATCCTGATCGTGGTGGTCGCCGCCGGCGGCTGGTTCGGCGTCGCCGGGGTGCGGACCGTGCCCGCCGGTCAGGTCGGCGTGGTGACCAAGGTGTTCAACACCCGGCCGCGGCGCCCGGAGGACGACCCGCGGGTGAGCTTCTGCGCCGCGGCCGGTCCCCAGGCGCGGCTGCTGCACGGGAACACACGCACGTGGCTGGTCCCGTTGCTGTACCGGGTGGAACTCGTCGCGCAGACGTACGTGCCGAGCGGGACGATCGGCGTCGTCGTGGCCAAGGCGGGAAACGTACGTCCGGCGGACAGCCCGATCGCCCGGTATGTCGAGTGCGACCACTTCCAGAACGGCGAACGCTTCCTGCGCGACGGCGGTCAGCAGGGCCGCCAGCTGGAGGTGTTGACCAGTGGGTTCTACGACGTCAACCCGGTGCTGTTCAAGGTGATCACGGTGGACACGCCGGAGGCGATGGCGCACGAGGGTCTGACGGCCCAGGCCCTCGCCGAGGTCGAGATCGAGATCGGCGAGACCGGGGTGGTGGTCACCCACTTCGGGGCCAAGCCGAACCTGGTCGACGTCGGCCCACCGGTCGAGGGCCATCACAGTTTCCAACTGCCGTGGGTGTTCCTCGCCGGCGAAGGATGGCGCGGCGTCCAGCGGGAGACGCTGGACGAGGGCGGTCGCTACGCGCTCAACCCGTGGTTCGCGCACGTGGTGGAAGTGCCGACGCGGGTCCTGATCCTGGAGTGGACCAAGGACAAGAAGACCACCAGCAACCTGGACATCTCCCTGGGCCAGGTCGTCCTGGACGTGCAGGGGTACACCGTCCGGCTGGACATGAAGCAGACCGTGCGTATCCCGGCGACGGCGGCGCCCGGCATCGTGCGCAACTTCGGCCTCGGTGGGCAGGGCGAGGCGGGTGGGCGCAGCTCCGTGCAGGAGTTCGTGAAGAAGGAACTGGCGGCCACCGTGGACGCCTACTTCCGCCGGATCTCCTCCCGCTACCGGATCCAGGAGTTCATCACCCGGTACAACGAGGTGTGCAACGAGCTCGCCGGCGAGGTGCGCCAGGCCCTGACCCGCACGGGCGTCGAGGCCATCACCACGACGTTGGAGAACTTCGAGTGCGACGAGCAGGAGATCAACGACATGCGGCGGCAGATCGCCGTGCAGCAGGAGAGCGTCAAGCTCGAAGAGGCGAGGCTGGCCGAGCTGCGGGCGCGCAAGGACAGCGAGGCGGTCCTCAACGACACCGCGTTGCAGCAGGTCAAGGTGGAAGAAGAACGTCGCAGGCTGGATTTCGTCGAGCTGAAGATGCTCGTCGAGCTGCTCGGTCCCGAGCACGTGGCGGTGGAGCGCGTCCTCACTCAGTGGGTGAAGGTCAACGTCCCGCAGTACATCGGCGGTTCGGATGGCAACGTCATGCAGGCCTTGCTCCAGGCCATGCCGATGGCGCAGACGCGGGACATCATGTCCATGATCAGAAACGTCGCGGCGGCACGGACGGAACCCGAGCCGTCGGAACTCACCAGCGGTGACAACGGCTCCGCCGAGCAACTGACCCCGCCGGCGGCTACAGGATGA